Part of the Trypanosoma brucei brucei TREU927 chromosome 2, complete sequence genome, CCACTTTAACCGTCACGCGTCGAGAGGCTGAGTCAACGGCAATTACCTGCGCGATATCCAGGCGGTATTGACGCCGCCGCAGCCGAACAAAGGAGCCTACACGAATCTTATCCTCTGAGGGCCGATGTTCCATCATCTGCATCAGCTCTGAAGGATTTACTAGAGAAATATTGCTTCGAAACAGGCCAACTAACCCGTTGATTGCATTCTCTACAAACGCTTTGCGGTGTgattcaatatatatatattctttcacGTGATCGAAGCAAAACACCGAAATAATACCCAGGTCAACTTTTCGCTTCTCATAATTGCGACCTATACGAAAAGCGTAGCATTTGTTTACTAATCGGGCGACAAGCACACGAGCCATGCGAGGGCGACACTTAACAGCGAAAACTTTGGGATCCGTATCCTGCGGCAGCAAATGCGAAGCATAACGTAGTGACGACAGCTTCCCTTTAGGAATACCAGAAGACAAAAGCGCTTCTGTTCGGTTCGCTTTTTTCCTACCAGAGCGGTACCGTTCTTCAATAGCACGCGCTACCTCTTCGGCTGTCATGTCCTCTTCTCCCTCAAGAAAGATGTGTcgtttccctccttcgcGCATCGCCATCGGACCACCATAGACGTCACTTTCGCTGTCCTCATCActtccaacaacaaaaccatCGTCAGATTCCGTTTCCCCGCTCTCTGCAGCATCAATAACAAACTTGGATCGCACCCTTGGGTTCACGCCATCgctctttctccctcccgAATGCTTAATACGTGATTTGGCCCCATGACGCGAACGCTTCCTCCTTTTATGTTTCCtgctctcttctctttcctgctGTTCTTTCTTGTAAACTTCGTCATAACTACCTTCTACTTCTGAGGGGTCGGAGGGAACCACAAGGTCCATTGGTTCATGGTCTGCAAGGAGATCAGCGAGTTCCTTTACACCTAGTTCGTCGGACATACTTCGTGACTACAACAAGGAAGGGTCAAagtcaaatatatatatatattaaaaggctatgcaggaaaaaaaaaaagtagttttttttcttttgttcacAACCTAGAACGCGGCGAGCGAGTCAACCTCTTTATTCATCATGACCGTATCATATGCCCCAATATTCCACATTGTACAAATTGGTACTGCTGCCGCAGCCCCACACACCTCGTGCTTCATCGAACGAGAGCCTCTCAGTGGGAAATGGCACCGGGATAACAAATGCGAATGATCATGGTGGTACTCAGAACAATCAACGAGACCCCATGTGCTCAGAGTGCTCTATAAACTAACCTCCGCAAGCAAGCCAACTCCCTGTCCGTGATGGAACTTTCCAGCCCAACGTTTCCCCTTTGCATCGATATATGTCCCTTTACCAtgcattttgttgttttcccactGCCCCTCGTAGCGGGAGCCATCAGGCCAAGTATACGTTCCCGTCCCCCAAAACGAGTTTGCGTACATACTACCCTCATATGTGGCGCCGCTGGGAAACCGTAGCAGACCCTCCCCAGTCATGTCACCCTCAACCCAGCAACCGTCGTACACCAAACCGCCAGCATCTTTAAAAACGCCCTTCCCATGGTGAAAAGGTATGGGAGGGGGAAGTTCCTGCTGTTGTGCATTGCGCGTCGTTGGTGGGTGGGCAGATGGGAATTGTGATTTAGCCGTTCCATCAGCATTCGACTCACGGCGACAGAACTTTCCTTCGTACATACTTCCATCAGCAAAGCGGAAGGCACCAAACTCCTCTTCATCTCGgtgctcttccttctttctcttcattcTGTCAGCGTCCCTCTGCATGATCAACTCACTTTAgatgtgcttttttttctccctttggcACTCTGTGGTCCCCCTGATCTATCGTCGCTTCCGTAGCACAACTTGTGCGGGTGGGTTGGTACAAAACCGGTAGTACTTGTGCACAACGAGAATTTCACTAAGTTGGAAAGAACTTATTGCTGCATTCGATTCGCACGGAACCCCACAGCAAAGacattatatatttttttgagaaaaaataaaggaagtgcTTAGCTGCTGTGAGGATGTTAGGAACGTCGTTTCATGAAACGAAGcagcaaaaatataaaattataTTTGCTGCTTTGCGCAAAACAACCGCGCCGTCTTGAAAAAGTGCGAGCGCActgtggaaaaaaagaaaagaaaaacggtgAAGTgggaagatttaaaaaaaaaaaagtaaaacagcttcaaaaataaggaagtTCATACAACAACTAAATGAGGTTTGAGGACTGCCAACACTACCTGATGCCCACTTGTAAAATCCCATAGCAAACACTGAGCGCCCTCCTCCACCCCCTAACCAGTTCCGTTCTCTGCGTTACGTGTTAGGAAGAAGCGCTTATCAACCCATGTTGAGGTACAGCAAGCTACATACGTGGGTAACGCAATGCAAGCCAAGACACAAAACCGCGCCTCACTCATAATTTTACATTACTCGAATGATCGTCGGCAAAGCCATCTTCTACCCTCTTCAAAAAGGAACTTTTAAACTGAACGATGATGACGGTCATATTATCCGCGCCAGGAGCAGCCGACACAGGAGCCAGGCAAGAGTCCATCAACCGTTCACATGCCAGCGAAAGATCGCCGTGGTCTCCCACCTCCTCTCGAATAAATTTAACAACCCTTTCGTTAGAAAACTTCTCCCACACGCCATCGCAAGCGATAACAACGAACTCATCCTGAGGCGTGAGCTTCACGTGAAGAACATCTGGAACCGCGCTTATCGCTTGATCCTCAGGTTTTAAATGGTGGTCCTTAAATGCAAAATCACCTAAAGCGCGGCTCAACGACAGTATACCATTTACACGCCCGTTTCGAACGTAACATCCTGCTTTTTTTATCCGCTCCTTTTCCCTGAGAAGAGTAGGTTTATGATCCTCGCTTAGAGGTAAGGGAACCCCTCCCCGACACATAACCGCACGGCTATCGCCAACATTACCGCAGTATAAATTATTCTGCACTAGCACTATGCAATTCCCCGTGCAGCCACTCTGCTCATGAGGCATACTCCTCCGAATAGCTGCATCGCCCGAAATGAAGGCTTCAAAAATCGCGTTTTCTACATTTCCCGAAACAAACGACTCACTTGAAGTTATCCATCTCGCCATATGTGTTGCAGCGAACTGAGCCGTTTTGCATCCCGAGTGTCCATCAAAGACTGCTGCCATAGCAGCGTCATGAGGAGATATATGAAGGGGAAGATTTGGTAGGGAAAGGTGAATGGCGTGGGCATCTTCCATTGTGCTCCTCCATCCCTGCATACTACTTGTGCCCACACGAATTTTATCATCCTCCATCAAAATCGAATACTTATCTCTTACTGGTGTACATAGCACCGCCTGTGCATGAGAAGCATAGGCTCCAAATAAGTCCATTTTCTATTATCGTTCCTTTCTTGCTATACCAGTGCGCCTAGCTATAAGCTAGTGTCCCGAGaatagaaaggaaaaaacaaaggagaaAGCCGTATTGAAACGGACATCGGAAGCATACGCAATCCACGTCTCACAACTTATCATTCAAAAATGGaacgcaaacacaaaacgGTTTAATTCATGGGATAGAGGAAGCCCTCTTGTTAGTAACACCAATATCGTGGTTATTGAACTTCATCTCTTTTCTATTACTTCTTACCTCCTTTAGCTGCATTAAATTTGAAGAAGATTATATCACCGTCCCTTACCTCATAGTTCCTTCCCTCCTGATGTTGCTTACCTGCTTCGCGACAGGCAGCTTCACTCT contains:
- a CDS encoding protein phosphatase 2C, putative (similar to Protein phosphatase 2C homolog 3 (EC 3.1.3.16) (PP2C-3). (Swiss-Prot:Q09173) [Schizosaccharomyces pombe;]), producing MDLFGAYASHAQAVLCTPVRDKYSILMEDDKIRVGTSSMQGWRSTMEDAHAIHLSLPNLPLHISPHDAAMAAVFDGHSGCKTAQFAATHMARWITSSESFVSGNVENAIFEAFISGDAAIRRSMPHEQSGCTGNCIVLVQNNLYCGNVGDSRAVMCRGGVPLPLSEDHKPTLLREKERIKKAGCYVRNGRVNGILSLSRALGDFAFKDHHLKPEDQAISAVPDVLHVKLTPQDEFVVIACDGVWEKFSNERVVKFIREEVGDHGDLSLACERLMDSCLAPVSAAPGADNMTVIIVQFKSSFLKRVEDGFADDHSSNVKL